Proteins encoded together in one Anopheles darlingi chromosome 3, idAnoDarlMG_H_01, whole genome shotgun sequence window:
- the LOC125957720 gene encoding uncharacterized protein LOC125957720 translates to MFNTKNQALFVDPATGDLNLDANITKTITVYPKSNAPVSFLVKALKLGELEIRLNASIMQGVISDNFKKIIKVLPEDIVLFRTESIQFYGDNSSSQSFYIYLDIDEKAVDTSIFTDFTIYPNQYFPQDVSENCSVVLNYAYTKEVIFLDSESTENITINSMPSDVRSLYVTINGSVSGLIQVNWQYRLNLMDFEPRFNIQITEQTTSSEWLKEFNICCSFIEQNGDDHSNGIVVEVSIPTGYAMDEHNVLERETTNPIVNNKIQHDGTTMLVYFNKMNNETTCFSVFAYRRYRLPLRRPSYRIVQDAFRPELSAIKMFDFY, encoded by the exons ATGTTTAATACAAAGAATCAAGCACTATTTGTTGATCCTGCTACCGGAG ATTTGAATTTAGATGCAAACATAACGAAAACTATAACCGTTTACCCGAAATCTAATGCACCGGTGTCATTCCTAGTAAAAGCATTGAAGCTGGGTGAGTTGGAGATCCGGTTGAATGCATCGATCATGCAAGGCGTGATCTCGGATAACttcaaaaaaatcataaaagttCTTCCAGAAGACATAGTGCTTTTCAGAACGGAAAGTATACAATTTTATGGGGATAATTCTTCAAGTCAATCATTCTACATTTATCTGGATATTGACGAGAAGGCAGTGGATACATCCATTTTTACTGACTTTACTATTTATC CAAACCAATATTTCCCACAAGATGTTTCAGAAAATTGTTCTGTGGTACTCAATTACGCCTATACTAAAGAAGTGATATTTTTAGATTCTGAATCTACGGAGAACATTACAATAAATTCAATGCCGAGTGACGTCAGGTCATTGTACGTCACCATCAACGGTTCCGTTTCCGGATTGATTCAAGTCAACTGGCAATACCGTCTAAATTTAATGGATTTCGAGCCTCGTTTCAACATACAGATAACTGAACAAACGACCTCCTCCGAGTGGCTGAAAGAGTTTAATATTTGTTGCAGCTTCATTGAACAGAATGGAGATGATCATTCAAATGGCATAGTTGTTGAAGTGAGCATACCAACAGGATACGCGATGGATGAGCACAATGTACTAGAGAGGGAAACTACTAATCCTATCGTT AATAACAAAATACAACACGATGGAACGACGATGTTAGTATATTTCAACAAgatgaataatgaaacaacTTGCTTCAGTGTTTTCGCGTATAGAAGATATAGACTACCGCTAAGGCGTCCCTCGTATCGCATAGTGCAAGATGCCTTTCGTCCTG AGTTGAGTGCGATCAAGATGTTCGATTTCTATTAG